One window of the Actinomyces wuliandei genome contains the following:
- a CDS encoding HAD family hydrolase, protein MLDADGVLQLIGTPWKQALRDAGGAEFAHALLAEEWDALCGRESLTTLLERLVARLRLAATVESLLALWYQAVPDPGAWQLVAELRGAGYTTVLATNQQHERRQWMRETLGYRGRVDIEGYSCTLGVAKPRPEYFTRLLEESGSEPGQALFVDDNADNVATARALGIHTVHHRADSGGQVLRQEVVAALTSGS, encoded by the coding sequence ATGCTTGACGCCGACGGCGTCCTACAACTGATTGGCACCCCGTGGAAACAGGCGCTGCGCGACGCCGGCGGCGCGGAGTTCGCCCACGCGCTGCTGGCTGAGGAGTGGGACGCGCTGTGCGGCAGGGAGAGCCTCACCACGCTCCTGGAACGCCTGGTCGCACGGCTGCGCCTGGCAGCCACCGTTGAGAGCCTTCTGGCGCTGTGGTACCAGGCCGTACCCGACCCGGGCGCCTGGCAGCTGGTGGCCGAGCTGCGCGGCGCAGGCTACACCACTGTCCTGGCCACGAACCAGCAGCACGAGCGTCGGCAGTGGATGCGCGAGACCCTGGGCTACCGGGGGCGAGTGGATATTGAGGGCTACTCCTGCACTCTGGGGGTAGCCAAGCCGCGGCCCGAGTACTTCACCCGGCTCCTGGAGGAGTCGGGCAGCGAGCCGGGACAGGCTCTGTTTGTGGACGACAACGCGGACAACGTCGCCACCGCCCGGGCACTGGGAATCCATACCGTCCACCATCGCGCCGACTCTGGCGGTCAGGTGCTGCGCCAGGAGGTGGTCGCCGCCCTGACCAGCGGCTCCTGA
- a CDS encoding GtrA family protein, with amino-acid sequence MTTTNRATSTAWLNGSGQVRLHTPSAPAARRAPDHFLGLVSAIHRSLPSLLRRRVPVSFIGYALINGSGFFLDIACLWFLYERLHWFYPLAVTVGYAIAGTYSLLLNRWLNFRSHGHLVTQGTRYAMGLISQYVIFILGLSSLLHWMGMGAELARVLSACCEGVFLYIVTRLWVFRDSPEPEPATN; translated from the coding sequence ATGACCACGACGAACAGGGCGACGTCAACGGCCTGGCTCAACGGCTCCGGGCAGGTCCGCCTCCACACCCCCTCCGCCCCTGCCGCGCGCAGAGCCCCGGACCACTTCCTGGGCCTTGTCTCAGCCATCCACCGCTCCCTGCCCAGCCTCCTGCGCAGGCGGGTGCCAGTCTCCTTCATCGGCTACGCCCTGATCAACGGCTCCGGCTTCTTCCTCGACATCGCCTGCCTGTGGTTCCTCTACGAGAGGCTCCACTGGTTCTACCCCCTGGCCGTCACCGTCGGCTACGCAATCGCCGGCACCTACTCCCTGCTGCTCAACCGCTGGCTCAACTTCCGGTCCCACGGACACCTGGTCACCCAAGGCACACGCTACGCCATGGGACTGATCAGCCAGTACGTGATCTTTATCCTAGGCCTGTCCTCGCTGCTGCACTGGATGGGCATGGGGGCCGAGCTGGCCCGGGTCCTGTCAGCGTGCTGCGAGGGAGTCTTCCTGTACATCGTGACCCGCCTGTGGGTGTTCCGCGACTCGCCCGAGCCTGAGCCGGCCACGAACTGA
- a CDS encoding peptidyl-tRNA hydrolase, translating to MPAPDHPHPRQDEPAAPGAGAFGVSGRRESRGHEEEPGLVDAASQRRGQDPPWAMQVAVRYDKVVPPRQVDVAEVVARAVVALLAEPESAPGGSWHKAVARWRRVQIRKLVRRARGRRWRDVQELPGVTVTQDGPPGWGQAAARAFVPGPVRPLPEPLAGTQVEGTHFPTGARLPPEPAAITERVRRCPQAGEEVRLGEESASAGALVSIEVTPLHQMTSGKLAAQCAHAAQLAWESAQMPPGLRQAWARDGYRVRVLLPEPQEWAGGQRPVSVLDAGLTELGGPTETARAFW from the coding sequence GTGCCCGCCCCTGACCATCCTCACCCACGACAGGACGAGCCCGCTGCTCCTGGAGCCGGTGCCTTCGGTGTGAGCGGACGCCGGGAGTCGAGGGGGCACGAGGAGGAGCCCGGTCTGGTGGATGCTGCGTCGCAACGTCGGGGGCAGGACCCTCCCTGGGCCATGCAGGTGGCGGTGCGCTACGACAAGGTGGTCCCGCCTCGGCAGGTGGACGTGGCCGAGGTCGTCGCCCGGGCTGTCGTGGCTCTTTTGGCGGAGCCGGAGTCTGCCCCCGGCGGCTCCTGGCACAAGGCGGTCGCCCGCTGGCGTCGTGTGCAGATCCGCAAGCTGGTGCGCCGGGCGCGTGGCAGGCGGTGGCGGGACGTCCAGGAGCTTCCCGGCGTCACCGTCACCCAGGACGGACCGCCCGGGTGGGGCCAGGCGGCTGCTCGCGCCTTCGTGCCAGGACCGGTGCGTCCCCTGCCCGAGCCCCTGGCCGGGACCCAGGTCGAGGGGACCCACTTTCCTACTGGCGCACGGCTGCCGCCTGAGCCGGCGGCGATAACCGAGCGGGTCCGCCGCTGCCCCCAGGCTGGCGAGGAGGTACGGCTGGGGGAGGAGTCCGCCTCGGCCGGTGCCCTGGTCTCCATCGAGGTCACGCCGCTGCACCAGATGACCTCAGGCAAGCTGGCGGCCCAGTGCGCCCACGCTGCCCAGCTCGCCTGGGAGAGCGCGCAGATGCCCCCGGGACTGAGGCAGGCCTGGGCGCGTGACGGCTACCGGGTCCGTGTCCTCCTGCCTGAGCCGCAGGAGTGGGCTGGTGGCCAGCGGCCTGTCAGCGTCCTTGATGCCGGACTGACCGAGCTGGGTGGTCCTACGGAGACGGCCCGAGCCTTCTGGTGA
- a CDS encoding M48 family metallopeptidase, which produces MSQPPSTPAAVPATPGSSPAPRDPQRPRIFNGSTIHGLRGTSRLRHPVEIPLLIVCILFTVVVYVLWIALIVWLALVPEPTGVGAELRDLILEGPDNSVTQLLLAAPALPLILWVARALMYAQMRAYSVQMSPTQFPEGYRMVVEAAQHFGLRRVPDAYVVLGNGVINAFAAGHGFRRFIVVHSDLFEVGGSARDPEALRFIISHEVGHHAAGHTSLWRVVIMNLVGNVPLLGPALSRTQEYTADNHGYAIAPQGTAGAMGLLTAGKYLGAQVNTHALADRATREKGLWLHLVNWGATHPVNTWRAHALRDRSRPGRIMIRPKESTAWFPPTHPAGSDWSDIWPTPAQVLERLDSTRPLVPAEEQFGRYPGVTYQVPRDQLRWASPVPVPTAPSGFQPSGYGFHGDTASGAQASGGAAPSQGTTAAPDSRTEPGRSPGGVQPGPDGST; this is translated from the coding sequence ATGAGTCAACCACCGTCTACCCCGGCTGCAGTCCCTGCCACACCTGGGAGCAGCCCAGCCCCCCGGGACCCGCAGCGGCCCAGGATCTTTAACGGCTCCACCATCCACGGGCTGCGCGGGACCTCCCGGCTGCGCCATCCTGTGGAGATCCCGCTGCTCATAGTCTGCATCCTGTTCACTGTGGTCGTCTACGTCCTGTGGATCGCCCTCATAGTCTGGCTGGCCCTGGTTCCTGAGCCGACCGGTGTCGGCGCCGAACTGCGTGACCTCATCCTGGAAGGTCCCGACAACAGCGTCACCCAGCTGCTGCTGGCAGCCCCCGCCCTCCCGCTCATCCTCTGGGTGGCGCGTGCGCTCATGTACGCCCAGATGCGCGCGTACTCCGTCCAGATGAGCCCCACCCAGTTCCCCGAGGGCTACCGGATGGTGGTCGAGGCCGCCCAGCACTTTGGCCTGCGCCGCGTGCCCGACGCCTACGTGGTCCTGGGCAACGGGGTCATCAACGCCTTCGCCGCCGGGCACGGGTTCCGCCGCTTCATCGTGGTCCACTCCGACCTGTTCGAGGTCGGGGGCTCCGCACGCGACCCCGAGGCCCTGCGCTTCATCATCTCCCACGAGGTGGGCCACCATGCCGCCGGGCACACCTCACTATGGCGTGTCGTCATCATGAACCTCGTGGGCAACGTCCCCCTGCTGGGACCAGCGCTGTCACGGACGCAGGAGTACACCGCCGACAACCACGGCTACGCCATCGCCCCCCAGGGGACGGCCGGCGCCATGGGGCTGCTCACCGCGGGCAAGTACCTCGGCGCACAGGTCAACACGCACGCGCTGGCAGACCGGGCCACCCGGGAGAAAGGCCTGTGGCTCCACCTGGTCAACTGGGGCGCGACACATCCGGTCAACACCTGGCGCGCCCACGCCCTGCGCGACCGCAGCCGCCCGGGACGCATCATGATCCGCCCCAAGGAGTCCACAGCCTGGTTCCCGCCCACCCACCCCGCGGGCAGCGACTGGAGCGACATCTGGCCCACCCCGGCCCAGGTCCTGGAGCGCCTGGACTCCACCCGCCCCCTGGTCCCCGCTGAGGAGCAGTTCGGCCGCTATCCCGGAGTCACCTACCAGGTACCCCGCGACCAGCTCCGCTGGGCGAGCCCGGTCCCCGTCCCGACAGCGCCCTCCGGGTTCCAGCCCTCAGGCTACGGCTTCCACGGAGACACCGCCTCAGGGGCACAGGCCTCGGGAGGCGCTGCGCCCTCACAGGGCACCACGGCGGCCCCTGACAGCAGGACCGAGCCCGGCAGGAGCCCGGGCGGCGTCCAGCCCGGTCCGGACGGCTCCACCTGA
- a CDS encoding PAS domain-containing protein: MSVVHEVEVNITGATHEVGVDQLFFSTTDSRGLIRHSNNVFIELSRYTREELSGAPHNIVRHPEMPGGAFREMWDALKEGRPFAAYVRNLAADGSEYDVFATVTPLPDGGYLSVRTRPVCTDLFETACAVYREARRVEDQALAQGDSRRLAAQKGAQRIGDLLKQVGIPSYEDFQNTALPAEVARREKLSAGLPQRPGTDGELGTMLEAVTAVTAGLDAWMGGQDELAKLSSVLRVAGQGLRETLEDPLLTERAVSGLDRSDPRVRPLADLLDLWVQMQGIVGPVAERLADSLARLDTNSARTRFRVALARLHATITLMFVVEIIDGVGDTQASSQGVPDLIESLAQGLTEMEQQAQEHRVLAEQVASYIGEVSRMMAIPHQLLMLWTGSASSRDPDLPEKATALSEAASQAVESVGRRLAELDEAAARCQRVEVPADSSGLRDHLERLRTTVQAVSS; encoded by the coding sequence GTGAGCGTCGTGCACGAGGTCGAGGTCAACATCACCGGAGCCACCCATGAGGTGGGGGTGGACCAGCTGTTCTTCTCCACCACGGACTCCCGTGGGCTCATCCGGCACTCGAACAACGTGTTCATCGAGCTGTCCCGGTACACGCGCGAGGAGCTCTCCGGCGCCCCGCACAACATCGTCCGCCACCCGGAGATGCCCGGAGGGGCGTTCCGAGAGATGTGGGACGCGCTCAAGGAAGGGCGCCCCTTTGCCGCCTACGTGCGCAACCTCGCGGCGGACGGCAGCGAGTACGACGTCTTCGCCACGGTGACCCCGCTTCCCGACGGCGGCTACCTGTCTGTGCGGACCCGTCCAGTGTGCACCGACCTCTTCGAGACTGCCTGTGCCGTCTACCGTGAAGCCAGGCGGGTGGAGGACCAGGCCCTCGCCCAGGGGGACAGCCGCCGCCTCGCCGCCCAGAAGGGTGCCCAGCGCATCGGCGACCTCCTGAAGCAGGTCGGGATACCCTCCTACGAGGACTTCCAGAACACCGCTCTGCCCGCAGAGGTGGCGCGTCGTGAGAAGCTGTCCGCAGGTCTTCCGCAGCGCCCTGGCACTGACGGCGAGCTGGGAACGATGCTTGAGGCCGTCACGGCCGTGACAGCCGGGCTCGACGCGTGGATGGGGGGCCAGGACGAGCTTGCCAAGCTGTCGAGCGTGCTGAGGGTGGCAGGCCAGGGGCTGCGCGAGACCCTGGAGGACCCGCTCCTCACTGAGCGTGCCGTCTCCGGGCTGGACCGCAGCGACCCCAGGGTCAGGCCTCTGGCGGACCTGCTCGACCTGTGGGTCCAGATGCAGGGGATCGTCGGCCCTGTGGCGGAGCGCCTGGCAGACAGCCTGGCCCGGCTGGACACGAACAGTGCGCGCACGCGCTTCCGCGTTGCGTTGGCCCGTCTTCACGCCACCATCACCTTGATGTTCGTTGTGGAGATCATCGACGGCGTGGGAGACACGCAGGCCTCCTCCCAGGGCGTCCCCGACCTTATCGAGTCCCTGGCGCAGGGGCTGACCGAGATGGAGCAGCAGGCGCAGGAGCACCGTGTCCTGGCAGAGCAGGTAGCCTCCTACATCGGTGAGGTGAGCCGGATGATGGCTATTCCTCACCAGCTCCTCATGCTGTGGACCGGCTCTGCCTCCTCCCGGGACCCTGACCTGCCTGAGAAGGCCACGGCACTGTCCGAGGCCGCCTCGCAGGCGGTGGAGTCCGTGGGGCGGCGTCTGGCTGAGCTGGATGAGGCTGCCGCACGGTGCCAGCGTGTGGAGGTCCCTGCCGACTCCTCTGGCCTGCGTGACCACCTGGAGCGGCTGAGGACGACGGTGCAGGCCGTCAGTTCCTGA
- the ribH gene encoding 6,7-dimethyl-8-ribityllumazine synthase, translating to MAGSGAPGTRLDVGCGRHDDGSPVVVTVVAASWHDTIMSGLLEGALRAVADAGAVARVVRVPGTFELPVAAQAACATSDAVVALGVVVRGGTPHFDYVCQAAVQGLTRVALDERTPVGFGVLTCDTQEQGLDRAGLPGSREDKGYEAAAAALTMVGVVAGAQA from the coding sequence ATGGCAGGATCCGGGGCGCCTGGTACCAGGCTGGACGTGGGCTGCGGAAGACACGACGACGGCTCACCCGTCGTCGTGACGGTTGTGGCGGCGAGCTGGCACGACACGATCATGAGTGGTCTCCTTGAGGGGGCGCTGCGGGCGGTGGCTGACGCGGGCGCCGTGGCGCGGGTGGTGCGGGTTCCCGGGACCTTTGAGCTGCCCGTAGCCGCTCAGGCGGCCTGCGCCACCAGTGACGCGGTGGTGGCGCTGGGAGTGGTGGTGCGTGGTGGTACCCCGCACTTTGACTACGTCTGCCAGGCTGCGGTCCAGGGGCTGACGAGGGTGGCTCTCGACGAGCGCACACCGGTCGGCTTCGGGGTGCTCACCTGTGACACGCAGGAGCAGGGCCTGGACCGTGCGGGACTGCCCGGATCGCGTGAGGACAAGGGCTACGAGGCGGCCGCAGCGGCCCTGACCATGGTGGGGGTCGTGGCTGGAGCCCAGGCCTGA
- the ribB gene encoding 3,4-dihydroxy-2-butanone-4-phosphate synthase, with translation MSGEPGRKSGSEPGRERGGWQDLGGVEGDVERALSHLSQGRPVVVVDDEARENEGDLVLAAQRATPETMGMLVRYTSGLICAPLTAERARAMRLPVMVEDGEDPRGTAYTVSCDARTGTTTGISAHDRCLTVRALLDTRTGPEALIRPGHVLPLVARAGGVLERAGHTEAAVDLCRLAGLEEVAAIGELVHDDGSLMRAAALRAFADEHDLTVVSIARLQEYRRAVGDAGEAVTGAQTSGGRGGHPVAAPAVSLPTERGVFTAVAWGAGSSEHLSLTAPVTEPGSVPLVRVHSECLTGDVMGSRRCDCGRQLDRALEMVHDQGGAVIYLRDHEGRGIGLVNKMRAYHEQDNGADTVEANETLGLPVDARTYGTAADILRSLGLTRVRLLTNNPSKVSALEAEGIEVVGREPIEVGVHPESLRYLRTKRDRMHHHLTHLDRGSAGGMIG, from the coding sequence GTGAGTGGGGAGCCCGGTAGGAAGTCTGGTAGCGAGCCCGGCCGGGAGCGCGGTGGGTGGCAGGACCTCGGTGGCGTGGAGGGTGACGTGGAGCGGGCTCTGTCGCACCTGTCCCAGGGACGGCCCGTCGTCGTCGTCGATGATGAGGCCCGTGAGAACGAGGGTGACCTCGTCCTTGCCGCCCAGCGGGCGACCCCTGAGACCATGGGCATGCTCGTGCGCTACACCTCGGGACTCATCTGCGCTCCGCTGACCGCCGAGCGGGCCAGGGCGATGCGGCTTCCCGTCATGGTCGAGGACGGCGAGGACCCTCGCGGCACCGCCTACACCGTCAGCTGTGACGCGCGGACCGGTACGACCACCGGTATCAGCGCCCACGACCGGTGCCTGACGGTACGTGCCCTGCTGGACACCCGGACGGGGCCGGAGGCCCTCATCAGGCCCGGCCACGTCCTGCCTCTTGTCGCACGGGCTGGCGGCGTCCTGGAGCGTGCCGGGCACACCGAGGCCGCTGTGGACCTGTGCCGCCTGGCGGGGTTGGAGGAGGTCGCAGCCATCGGTGAGCTTGTCCACGACGACGGCTCTCTTATGCGCGCTGCGGCCCTGCGGGCCTTTGCGGACGAGCACGACCTCACCGTGGTCTCCATCGCCCGTCTCCAGGAGTACCGCAGGGCTGTGGGGGACGCAGGGGAGGCGGTGACTGGTGCCCAGACCTCGGGCGGCCGGGGCGGGCACCCTGTCGCGGCGCCCGCTGTCAGCCTGCCGACAGAGCGCGGTGTCTTCACCGCAGTCGCCTGGGGAGCCGGCTCCTCGGAGCACCTCAGCCTGACCGCGCCCGTGACGGAGCCGGGCTCGGTGCCGCTGGTACGCGTGCACTCGGAGTGCCTGACCGGGGACGTCATGGGCTCCCGCCGCTGTGACTGCGGCCGCCAGCTGGACCGCGCCCTGGAGATGGTCCACGACCAGGGCGGCGCGGTGATCTACCTGCGTGACCACGAGGGACGGGGGATCGGCCTGGTCAACAAGATGCGGGCCTACCACGAGCAGGACAACGGTGCGGACACGGTGGAGGCGAACGAGACCCTGGGGCTTCCGGTGGACGCGCGGACCTACGGCACGGCAGCCGACATCCTGCGGTCGCTGGGGCTGACTCGTGTGCGCCTGCTCACCAACAATCCGTCCAAGGTCTCAGCTCTGGAGGCCGAGGGGATCGAGGTGGTGGGCCGTGAGCCGATCGAGGTAGGAGTCCATCCCGAGTCGCTGCGCTACCTGCGCACCAAGCGTGACCGTATGCACCACCACCTGACCCACCTGGACCGGGGCTCAGCAGGTGGCATGATCGGGTAG
- a CDS encoding riboflavin synthase codes for MFTGIVTGQGTVLDLVPDHAPGVTRLVIDTHGLAADLEAGGSLAVNGACLTALVDADQVPPTGRADVFCADLVEETLVRTTLGTLRPGDAVNLERCLPAGARLDGHVVQGHVDATGAVAEVVPQGAWTRLRVSMPARIEDQVAEKGAVAVDGVSLTVTAVSPAGAQQPWFEVGLVPATLEATRLGSLQAGDRVNIETDVLAKYLQRMLQVQGEQQ; via the coding sequence GTGTTCACAGGAATCGTGACGGGCCAGGGGACTGTCCTGGACCTCGTCCCCGACCACGCGCCGGGGGTGACCCGTCTTGTCATCGACACCCACGGACTAGCGGCCGACCTGGAGGCTGGGGGGTCCCTGGCCGTCAACGGCGCGTGCCTGACCGCCCTGGTCGACGCCGACCAGGTACCGCCCACCGGTCGTGCCGACGTCTTCTGCGCCGACCTGGTGGAGGAGACCCTGGTGCGTACCACCCTGGGGACGCTGCGTCCGGGCGACGCCGTCAACCTGGAGCGGTGCCTGCCTGCTGGGGCGCGTCTTGACGGGCACGTGGTCCAGGGGCACGTCGACGCCACGGGGGCGGTGGCGGAGGTCGTCCCGCAGGGGGCGTGGACGCGGCTGCGTGTGAGCATGCCCGCCCGGATTGAGGACCAGGTGGCGGAGAAGGGGGCTGTCGCCGTTGACGGCGTCTCTCTGACGGTGACCGCCGTCAGTCCCGCAGGTGCCCAGCAGCCGTGGTTCGAGGTCGGCCTGGTGCCAGCGACCCTGGAGGCCACCCGCCTGGGCAGCCTCCAGGCCGGTGACCGCGTCAATATCGAGACCGATGTCCTGGCCAAGTACCTTCAGCGGATGCTCCAGGTGCAGGGGGAGCAGCAGTGA
- the ribD gene encoding bifunctional diaminohydroxyphosphoribosylaminopyrimidine deaminase/5-amino-6-(5-phosphoribosylamino)uracil reductase RibD: MDVPMTSSSSQAAWTPAEEEAMRAALDAARSGQRGANPLVGAAVLDEGRVTAVGWHRGAGAPHAEIEVLARARRAGTDLSRATVVVTLEPCHHHGRTGPCTQALLEAGVPRVVFAAEDPSPQARGGAQALRRCGVRVVGGLLAREAASLNHRWLRAVAQDRPFVTAKIAQTLDGRTAATDATSQWITGTQARAHAHLLRSRCDAVLVGTGTLLADDPRLSARDPQGRDLPDQPLRVVMGATEVPPDAALRSGRWCHLRTRDPHEALAYLAGQGVHHLLVEGGARVTTAFLAQDLVDSLVVYQAPLLLGAGKAAVADLGVTTLTQARRLEPDRDPVRLGDDVLLELSPVERVPPAPAAPSVPA, encoded by the coding sequence ATGGACGTACCGATGACCTCGTCCTCCTCACAGGCTGCGTGGACACCTGCTGAGGAGGAGGCCATGCGGGCCGCCCTGGACGCCGCTCGCTCCGGTCAGCGCGGTGCGAACCCCCTGGTCGGGGCGGCCGTCCTTGACGAGGGCCGCGTGACGGCCGTCGGGTGGCACCGTGGTGCCGGGGCGCCCCACGCCGAGATAGAGGTGCTGGCCCGGGCCCGTCGGGCAGGTACCGACCTCAGCCGTGCCACCGTCGTCGTCACTCTTGAGCCCTGCCACCACCATGGCCGTACCGGGCCGTGCACGCAGGCTCTCCTGGAGGCGGGGGTGCCCCGGGTCGTCTTTGCCGCCGAGGACCCCAGCCCGCAGGCCCGTGGAGGTGCCCAGGCCCTGCGCCGCTGCGGGGTCCGTGTCGTGGGCGGACTGCTCGCCCGGGAGGCGGCCAGCCTCAACCACCGGTGGCTGCGCGCAGTGGCGCAGGACCGCCCGTTCGTCACGGCCAAGATCGCCCAGACCCTTGACGGACGCACGGCGGCGACCGACGCCACCTCCCAGTGGATCACGGGCACCCAGGCCCGCGCTCACGCCCACCTCCTACGTTCCCGCTGCGACGCCGTCCTCGTCGGTACCGGCACGCTGCTGGCTGACGATCCTCGCCTGAGCGCCCGGGACCCCCAGGGGCGCGACCTGCCGGACCAGCCGCTGAGGGTCGTCATGGGTGCCACCGAGGTGCCTCCTGACGCCGCCCTGCGCTCAGGCCGGTGGTGCCACCTGAGGACCCGCGATCCCCATGAGGCCCTCGCCTACCTGGCCGGTCAGGGTGTGCATCACCTGCTGGTGGAGGGTGGTGCCCGCGTGACCACGGCCTTCCTTGCCCAGGACCTGGTTGACTCCCTCGTCGTCTACCAGGCGCCGCTGCTCCTGGGTGCGGGCAAGGCCGCTGTCGCGGACCTCGGCGTCACGACACTGACCCAGGCGCGGCGGCTGGAGCCCGACCGCGACCCCGTGAGGCTCGGGGATGACGTGCTCCTGGAGCTCTCCCCGGTCGAGAGGGTCCCGCCTGCCCCTGCCGCCCCGTCCGTGCCCGCCTAG
- a CDS encoding DUF417 family protein — protein MTTSTAAGPSLIDSAARRFASLERLSVTLLRVGVVIVFVWIGGLKWFRYEADGIIPFIANSPFMRWMIGDPEGYKPHMNAEGVLNEANRAWHEANSTYPVSVFIGVTIVAIGLLVAAHWVRPELGMLGALGVIGFSVITLSFIVTTPETWVSAPAEGLADSDLGFPYLSGRGRLVIKDCIQMGAGFVLLVDSARMTLRRRGARGGQDLEQERAEAV, from the coding sequence ATGACCACTAGTACTGCCGCTGGTCCCAGTCTCATCGACTCGGCCGCGCGCCGATTCGCCTCCCTGGAGCGCCTGTCCGTGACGCTGCTGCGTGTCGGCGTCGTCATCGTCTTCGTGTGGATCGGTGGCCTGAAGTGGTTCAGGTACGAGGCTGACGGCATCATTCCCTTTATCGCCAACTCCCCCTTTATGCGGTGGATGATCGGTGACCCTGAGGGGTACAAGCCGCACATGAATGCCGAGGGCGTCCTCAACGAGGCCAACCGTGCCTGGCACGAGGCCAACTCAACTTACCCGGTCTCAGTCTTTATTGGTGTCACGATCGTCGCCATCGGGCTGCTTGTCGCGGCGCACTGGGTCCGGCCAGAGCTGGGGATGCTCGGTGCGCTTGGTGTCATCGGGTTCTCCGTCATCACCCTGTCCTTTATTGTCACCACCCCGGAGACCTGGGTGTCGGCTCCCGCTGAGGGCCTGGCGGACTCCGACCTCGGCTTCCCCTACCTGTCGGGGCGAGGGCGGCTGGTGATCAAGGACTGCATTCAGATGGGGGCTGGCTTTGTCCTCCTCGTCGACTCCGCGCGCATGACCCTGAGGCGGCGCGGTGCCCGGGGTGGACAGGATCTTGAGCAGGAACGGGCCGAGGCCGTCTGA
- a CDS encoding DUF368 domain-containing protein: MPSHPPSHAAAPAPPAGPVPQRPTSLVGNLLRGALIGTAETVPGVSGGTVALVVGIYSELIGSASKLVSALRVLVTGPQRSARARAHLAAVSWRVLLPVGLGMVAAVVLVAGPMSDAVEQHPEQMRGLFLGMVLASVVVPVRMVVQAPERSPLAAGSPVRRSPWLRLLAGAAAAVVTWLLVSMSPAQAQPSPPVIVLAAAVAVSALVLPGLSGSFLLLTVGLYQPTLRAVADRDLGYLALFAVGAALGLALVVKVLQWLLTYHQTMTLSALAGLMVGGTRALWPWRDEANHLLAPGDDATSVLLLGAAGFAVVTLVVVADGLVARRAAREQAARLAAGG, from the coding sequence GTGCCCAGCCATCCGCCCAGCCACGCCGCGGCCCCCGCACCTCCTGCTGGCCCCGTCCCCCAGCGCCCGACCTCCCTGGTCGGCAACCTCCTGCGCGGAGCCCTCATCGGCACCGCAGAGACTGTCCCCGGAGTCTCCGGTGGGACCGTCGCCCTTGTCGTCGGCATCTACTCCGAGCTGATCGGCTCCGCCTCCAAACTGGTCTCCGCCCTGCGGGTCCTGGTGACCGGGCCGCAGCGCAGCGCACGCGCGCGGGCGCACCTGGCGGCGGTCAGCTGGCGGGTGCTGCTGCCGGTGGGCCTGGGAATGGTCGCAGCAGTGGTCCTGGTCGCCGGCCCGATGTCAGACGCCGTCGAGCAGCACCCGGAGCAGATGCGTGGGCTCTTCCTGGGTATGGTCCTGGCCTCGGTGGTCGTACCGGTACGAATGGTCGTGCAGGCACCGGAGAGGTCCCCCCTGGCCGCAGGGTCCCCGGTACGCCGCTCACCGTGGCTGCGGCTGCTAGCGGGTGCCGCCGCAGCGGTGGTGACATGGCTGCTGGTCTCCATGAGCCCCGCCCAGGCCCAGCCCAGCCCACCGGTCATCGTCCTGGCAGCCGCTGTCGCCGTCTCGGCGCTGGTGCTTCCCGGGCTCTCCGGGTCCTTCCTGCTGCTCACCGTGGGCTTGTACCAGCCCACGCTGCGCGCCGTCGCAGACCGCGACCTGGGCTACCTGGCCCTGTTCGCCGTCGGCGCGGCCCTGGGGCTGGCCCTGGTGGTCAAGGTCCTCCAGTGGCTGCTCACCTACCACCAGACGATGACCCTGTCGGCACTGGCAGGCCTCATGGTCGGCGGCACCAGGGCGCTGTGGCCGTGGCGTGACGAGGCCAACCACCTGCTGGCCCCCGGCGACGACGCCACGTCGGTGCTCCTCCTGGGGGCTGCCGGGTTCGCCGTGGTCACGCTGGTGGTCGTGGCCGACGGTCTCGTAGCCCGCCGCGCTGCGCGGGAGCAAGCGGCACGTCTGGCTGCAGGAGGCTGA